From the genome of Gavia stellata isolate bGavSte3 chromosome 3, bGavSte3.hap2, whole genome shotgun sequence, one region includes:
- the IRX4 gene encoding iroquois-class homeodomain protein IRX-4: MSYPQFGYPYSSAPQFLMSTNSLTTCCESSGRTLAETGAAASAQTPVYCPVYESRLLATARHELNSAAALGVYGGPYAGPQGYGNYVTYGTEAPAFYSLNSLEAKDGSGSAHAGIAPAAAYYPYDHTLSQYQYDRYGTMDGGTRRKNATRETTSTLKAWLQEHRKNPYPTKGEKIMLAIITKMTLTQVSTWFANARRRLKKENKMTWPPRNKCSDEKRPYEEEEEEEEEEGSQEEAMKSGKAEEPTGKEEKELELSDLEDLDAAESESSECELRRPFPHPHPLPLPHPGGSHPPRAAEPPAKMPPPAAAAAGEEEAEAEAAAERARSCLKAAAAAAECGPDQLGARQRGCESKMCFQQGQQLLEAKPRIWSLAHTATSLNQAEYPSCMLKRQGGSAAAAVSAPVSVIDRHQDSPVTNLRNWVDGVFHDPLFRHSTLNQALGNTTVSWATTKGAILETGALGRAVGNGANVLKGQLSNLAHHDSNKEFLAFPKSGSKMFCS, from the exons TTCCTGATGAGCACCAACTCCCTGACGACCTGCTGCGAGTCCAGCGGCCGGACGCTGGCCGAGACGGGGGCGGCCGCCTCCGCCCAGACCCCCGTCTATTGCCCGGTGTACGAAAGCCGCCTGCTCGCCACCGCCCGACACGAGCTCAACTCCGCCGCCGCCCTGGGGGTCTACGGCGGCCCCTACGCCGGGCCCCAGGGCTATGGAAACTACGTGACCTACGGCACCGAGGCTCCCGCCTTCTACTCCTTG AACAGTTTGGAGGCGAAGGACGGGAGCGGGTCTGCGCATGCGGGCATCGCCCCGGCGGCTGCCTACTACCCCTACGATCACACCCTCAGCCAGTACCAGTACGACAG GTACGGCACGATGGACGGCGGGACGCGGAGGAAGAACGCCACCCGGGAGACGACCAGCACGCTGAAGGCCTGGCTGCAGGAGCACCGCAAGAACCCCTACCCCACCAAGGGCGAGAAGATCATGCTGGCCATCATCACCAAGATGACCCTCACCCAGGTCTCCACCTGGTTCGCCAACGCCCGCCGGCGGCTCAAGAAGGAGAACAAGATGACCTGGCCCCCGCGGAACAAGTGCTCGGACGAGAAGCGGCCCTacgaggaagaggaggaggaggaggaggaggagggttcGCAGGAAGAGGCGATGAAGAGCGGGAAAGCCGAGG AGCCCACgggcaaggaggagaaggagctggagcTCAGCGACCTGGAGGACTTGGACGCCGCCGAGTCGGAGAGCTCGGAGTGCGAGCTGAGGCGGCCCTTCCCGCACCCGCacccgctcccgctcccgcacCCGGGCGGCAGCCACCCGCCGCGGGCCGCCGAGCCCCCCGCCAAGatgccgccgccggccgccgccgccgccggggaggaggaggcggaggcggaggcggcggcggagcgggcgcGGAGCTGCCtgaaggcggcggcggcggcggcggagtGCGGCCCCGACCAGCTCGGCGCCCGGCAGCGCGGCTGCGAGTCCAAAATGTGCTTCCAgcaggggcagcagctgctggaggcgAAGCCCCGGATTTGGTCCCTGGCGCACACCGCCACCTCCCTCAACCAGGCCGAGTACCCCTCCTGCATGCTGAAACGGCAGGGGGgctcggccgccgccgccgtctCCGCCCCGGTCAGTGTCATCGACAGGCACCAGGATTCGCCGGTCACCAACCTCAGGAACTGGGTGGACGGGGTGTTCCACGACCCCCTCTTCAGGCACAGTACTTTGAACCAAGCCCTGGGCAACACGACAGTTTCCTGGGCTACCACCAAAGGAGCCATTCTGGAAACGGGCGCCTTGGGACGCGCGGTGGGGAACGGCGCCAACGTGCTCAAGGGGCAGCTCTCAAACTTGGCCCACCATGACTCAAACAAAGAGTTTCTGGCGTTTCCCAAATcaggaagcaaaatgttttgttccTAA